In Pyrus communis chromosome 1, drPyrComm1.1, whole genome shotgun sequence, the following are encoded in one genomic region:
- the LOC137738218 gene encoding phosphoglycerate mutase-like protein 1 produces MDASTGPSLYPLHRSKTLHLVRHGQGIHNVEGEKDQSAYLSYDLFDAHLTPLGWSQVDNLHKHVQACGLFKKIDLVITSPLLRTMQTAVGVFGGEAYTDGIDVPPLMVANAGNSNHPAISSLNSPPFIAVELCRELLGVHPCDKRRSISEYRPLFPAIDFSLIENEDDILWLPDIKEKTEQVAARGVEFLNWLWTRKEKEIAIVSHSDFLFYTLSAFGNDCHPSIKSEICTPFANCELRSVVFVDRSLMGSDSSITNYPGKIPRGPDLPSDVADEKKSEKGASV; encoded by the exons ATGGATGCCAGTACTGGTCCAAGTCTCTACCCGTTGCACCGGTCTAAAACTCTTCACCTG GTAAGGCATGGACAAGGGATTCACAACGTGGAAGGCGAGAAGGATCAATCGGCATACTTGTCTTATGATCTTTTTGATGCACATCTTACCCCTCTTGGCTGGAGTCAG GTTGATAATCTGCACAAGCATGTTCAAGCATGTGGACTTTTCAAGAAAATTGATTTGGTCATAACATCCCCTTTGTTAAG GACCATGCAGACAGCAGTGGGTGTTTTTGGGGGTGAAGCATACACAGATGGGATAGATGTACCTCCTCTAATGGTTGCAAATGCTGGGAACAGTAACCATCCTGCAATTTCAAGTCTAAACTCCCCACCATTTATAGCAGTGGAGCTTTGCCGCGAACTTTTG GGTGTTCATCCATGTGACAAGAGGAGAAGCATTAGCGAGTATCGGCCTCTTTTTCCTGCAATTGATTTTTCACTG ATAGAAAATGAGGACGACATTTTGTGGTTGCCTGACATTAAAGAGAAAACTGAACAAGTGGCAGCTAGGGGAGTGGAGTTTTTGAACTG GTTGTGGACGCGTAAAGAGAAGGAGATTGCAATTGTTAGTCACagtgatttcttgttttataCCTTGAGTGCTTTTGGAAATGATTGCCACCCGTCTATCAAGAGCGAAATATGCACTCC CTTTGCTAATTGTGAGCTTCGTTCAGTGGTGTTTGTTGATAGGAG TTTAATGGGGTCTGATTCTTCAATAACTAATTATCCTGGAAAGATCCCTCGTGGGCCTGATCTTCCTAGTGACGTTGCTGATGAGAAGAAGTCAGAGAAGGGCGCTTCCGTGTAA
- the LOC137741950 gene encoding phosphoglycerate mutase-like protein 1, with product MDASTGPSLYPLHRSKTLHLVRHGQGIHNVEGEKDQSAYLSYDLFDAHLTPLGWSQVDNLHKHVQACGLFKKIDLVITSPLLRTMQTAVGVFGGEAYTDGIDVPPLMVANAGNSNHPAISSLNSPPFIAVELCRELLGVHPCDKRRSISEYRPLFPAIDFSLIENEDDILWLPDIKEKTEQVAARGVEFLNWLWTRKEKEIAIVSHSDFLFYTLSAFGNDCHPSIKSEICTPFANCELRSVVFVDRSLMGSDSSITNYPGKIPRGPDLPSDVADEKKSEKGASV from the exons ATGGATGCCAGTACTGGTCCAAGTCTCTACCCGTTGCACCGGTCTAAAACTCTTCACCTG GTAAGGCATGGACAAGGGATTCACAACGTGGAAGGCGAGAAGGATCAATCGGCATACTTGTCTTATGATCTTTTTGATGCACATCTTACCCCTCTTGGCTGGAGTCAG GTTGATAATCTGCACAAGCATGTTCAAGCATGTGGACTTTTCAAGAAAATTGATTTGGTCATAACATCTCCTTTGTTAAG GACCATGCAGACAGCAGTGGGTGTTTTTGGGGGTGAAGCATACACAGATGGGATAGATGTACCTCCTCTAATGGTTGCAAATGCTGGGAACAGTAACCATCCTGCAATTTCAAGTCTAAACTCCCCACCATTTATAGCAGTGGAGCTTTGCCGCGAACTTTTG GGTGTTCATCCATGTGACAAGAGGAGAAGCATTAGCGAGTATCGGCCTCTTTTTCCTGCAATTGATTTTTCACTG ATAGAAAATGAGGACGACATTTTGTGGTTGCCTGACATTAAAGAGAAAACTGAACAAGTGGCAGCTAGGGGAGTGGAGTTTTTGAACTG GTTGTGGACGCGTAAAGAGAAGGAGATTGCAATTGTTAGTCACagtgatttcttgttttataCCTTGAGTGCTTTTGGAAATGATTGCCACCCGTCTATCAAGAGCGAAATATGCACTCC CTTTGCTAATTGTGAGCTTCGTTCAGTGGTGTTTGTTGATAGGAG TTTAATGGGGTCTGATTCTTCAATAACTAATTATCCTGGAAAGATCCCTCGTGGGCCTGATCTTCCTAGTGACGTTGCTGATGAGAAGAAGTCAGAGAAGGGCGCTTCCGTGTAA
- the LOC137740582 gene encoding uncharacterized protein, with the protein MVKAVVGEETQLKLAEDRLEKSSTPVQVGLLIGKLSSSLDRGFVFDLIPTPPNDAGAPACSVLEPAKDDKRKGPKPKSQLSDSFSLSIDKDWVAEHARQVSRMLVGGMKVVGIYIWASDSAFKNSNIMLYQTVMGVAKAAPLSEIDWDERLLIHICYSPRRWTCRNCPVASNITSSSLRPCDFKMGRVLNSLQHFRCMYNFDIRLPIFHKNSSNLRTFSEALRHGISVHAKDLRSAKAMFDGNLVVNDDLCTSDGLHEVELLLPFMKDTEACSQKDTVGVVDFSGCVCSFAFLNPKEPISQAVADIKDDIITSLQSRLDIICDEADGEAGPTETSGQQSRDGADTQEPRDGISSETPVSQIVLQSFRQSCNLSLPRRVFVPWLAGTFVCDYLQPSETFEVLKDRCVELLSMEAPADDSTILEPEIDAPSAVTKSFWDVVVPLPSASNSCLEKSGIEKLRGESSRKSTEFSNVNIMAAGIFLLLSIIIGYILIFVRRS; encoded by the exons ATGGTGAAAGCCGTCGTCGGCGAGGAAACCCAGCTCAAACTAGCCGAGGATCGCCTCGAGAAATCCTCCACCCCCGTGCAg GTGGGGCTCCTCATAGGCAAGCTCAGCTCCTCTCTAGACCGAGGCTTCGTCTTCGATTTGATCCCAACGCCGCCGAACGACGCCGGAGCGCCTGCTTGCTCCGTCCTCGAGCCTGCCAAGGACGACAAGAGAAAGGGGCCTAAACCCAAATCTCAGCTCTCcgattccttctctctctccattgACAAGGACTGGGTCGCTGAACATGCCCGTCAG GTGTCTAGAATGTTAGTGGGTGGCATGAAAGTAGTTGGCATATACATTTGGGCTAGTGATAGTGCTTTTAAGAATTCGAACATCATGCTTTACCAG ACTGTAATGGGAGTTGCCAAAGCAGCGCCCCTCTCAGAGATTGATTGGGATGAGAGACTGCTTATTCACATTTGTTATAGTCCAAGGAG GTGGACATGTCGAAATTGTCCAGTAGCTTCAAATATTACGTCAAGCAGCCTAAGACCTTGTGACTTCAAAATGGGAAGGGTCCTAAATTCCCTTCAACATTTTAGGTGCATGTACAACTTTGATATCAG ATTGCCCATATTTCACAAGAATTCATCAAATCTCCGAACTTTTAGTGAAGCCCTTCGTCATGGTATTTCAGTTCATGCAAAAGATTTAAGAAGTGCAAAAGCCATGTTTGATGGAAATTTG GTTGTTAACGATGATCTATGCACATCGGATGGTCTGCATGAAGTCGAGTTGCTTCTACCATTTATGAAAGATACTGAag CTTGCAGCCAGAAAGATACTGTTGGTGTTGTTGATTTTAGCGGTTGTGTGTGTTCCTTTGCATTTTTAAATCCCAAAGAACCAATTTCACAAGCTGTTGCTGATATTAAG GATGACATAATCACGAGTCTGCAGAGTAGACTAGATATCATCTGTGATGAGGCAGATGGCGAGGCGGGTCCAACTGAAACCAGTGGCCAGCAATCAAGAGATGGTGCTGATACTCAGGAACCAAGAGATGGGATATCCAGTGAAACACCTGTTTCTCAAATTGTTCTTCAATCATTCAG ACAATCATGCAATCTTTCACTTCCCCGAAGAGTCTTTGTTCCTTGGTTAGCGGGTACATTTGTGTGTGACTACCTACAGCCATCTGAGACGTTTGAG GTTCTGAAAGATCGATGTGTCGAGTTGTTGTCTATGGAAGCTCCAGCAGATGACTCAACAATCTTGGAACCAGAAATAGACGCCCCATCTGCAGTGACCAAATCCTTCTGGGATGTGGTGGTGCCGCTTCCCTCGGCATCTAACTCCTGTTTGGAGAAGAGTGGAATCGAAAAATTAAGGGGAGAAAGTAGCCGAAAATCTACAGAGTTCTCTAATGTCAACATCATGGCTGCTGGTATATTCCTTCTTCTCTCTATCATTATAGGATACATTCTCATATTCGTAAGGAGATCATAG